The following proteins come from a genomic window of Pseudochaenichthys georgianus chromosome 17, fPseGeo1.2, whole genome shotgun sequence:
- the LOC117462505 gene encoding schwannomin-interacting protein 1-like isoform X2, whose translation MVHQEKRVYQAQRNDRESIRQKLALGSFYDDEPVIYTSCSKNGLSSRLPSGVNLQVCFVNDSSSDKDSDTEDSRTETSLDTPLSPLSKQSSSLSDRDTAEEDSDPLDDCGGFWRVQRRLQEEARVALALARPMARMQVEVERQIQLHRRSPVADLLPHLPHINEGLMKRNLRRGDMRDMSLGQLQVITNDLHSQIQSLNEELVQLLLMRDELHVEQDAMLVDIEDLTRHAHSHQRHQAEKAISK comes from the exons GCCCAGAGGAATGACAGAGAGTCCATCAGGCAGAAACTTGCCCTTGGCAGTTTCTATGACGACGAGCCCGTCATCTACACCAGCTGCAGCAAGAACGGCCTCTCCTCCCG ACTGCCGAGTGGGGTGAACCTGCAGGTGTGTTTCGTAAACGACAGCAGCAGTGACAAAGACAGCGATACTGAGGACAGCAGGACAGAGACCAGTCTGGACACACCCTTATCACCTTTG AGCAAGCAGAGCTCATCGTTATCGGACCGGGACACGGCGGAGGAGGACTCTGACCCGCTGGATGACTGCGGCGGGTTCTGGCGGGTGCAGAGGAGGCTGCAGGAGGAGGCCCGGGTGGCGCTAGCTCTGGCTCGACCCATGGCCCGaatgcaggtggaggtggagaggcAAATCCAACTGCACAGACGCTCACCTGTGGCTGACCTG CTTCCCCATCTGCCCCACATCAACGAGGGCTTGATGAAGAGGAACCTGAGGAGAGGAGACATGAGAGACATGAGTCTGGGACAGCTGCAGGTCATCACGAATGACTTACACTCACAGATTCAGA GTCTAAATGAAGAGCTGGTGCAGTTGTTGCTAATGAGGGATGAGCTGCATGTGGAGCAGGACGCCATGCTGGTGGACATAGAGGATCTCACCAG GCACGCTCACAGCCATCAGCGGCACCAAGCAGAGAAAGCTATCTCTAAATGA